One segment of Macaca fascicularis isolate 582-1 chromosome 2, T2T-MFA8v1.1 DNA contains the following:
- the GPR171 gene encoding G-protein coupled receptor 171: MTNSSFFCPVYKDLEPFTYFFYLVFLVGIIGSCFATWAFIQKNTNHRCVSIYLINLLTADFLLTLALPVKIVVDLGVAPWKLKIFHCQVTACLIYINMYLSIIFLAFVSIDRCLQLTHSCKIYRIQEPGFAKMISTVVWLMVLLIMVPNMMIPIKDIKEKSNVGCMEFKKEFGRNWHLLTNFICVAIFLNFSAIILISNCLVIQQLYRNKDNENYPNVKKALINILLVTTGYIICFVPYHIVRIPYTLSQTEVITDCSTRISLFKAKEATLLLAVSNLCFDPILYYHLSKAFRSKVTETFASPKETKAQKENLRCENNA; encoded by the coding sequence ATGACAAACAGTTCGTTCTTTTGCCCAGTTTATAAAGATCTGGAGccattcacatattttttttatttagttttccttGTTGGAATTATTGGAAGTTGTTTTGCAACCTGGGCTTTTATACAGAAGAATACGAATCACAGGTGTGTGAGCATCTACTTAATTAATTTGCTTACAGCTGATTTCCTGCTTACTCTGGCATTACCGGTGAAAATTGTTGTTGACTTGGGTGTGGCACCTTGGAAACTGAAGATATTCCACTGCCAAGTAACAGCCTGCCTCATCTATATCAATATGTACTTATCAATTATCTTCTTAGCATTTGTCAGCATTGATCGCTGTCTTCAGTTGACACACAGCTGCAAGATCTACCGAATACAAGAACCTGGATTTGCCAAAATGATATCAACGGTTGTGTGGCTAATGGTCCTTCTTATAATGGTGCCAAATATGATGATTCCCATCAAAGACATCAAGGAAAAGTCAAATGTGGGTTGTATGGAGTTTAAAAAGGAATTTGGAAGAAATTGGCATTTGCTGACAAATTTCATATGTgtagcaatatttttaaatttctcagccATCATTTTAATATCCAATTGCCTTGTAATTCAACAGCTCTACAGAAACAAAGATAATGAAAATTATCCAAATGTGAAAAAGGCTCTCATCAACATACTTTTAGTGACCACAGGCTACATCATATGCTTTGTTCCTTACCACATTGTCCGAATCCCATACACCCTCAGCCAGACAGAAGTCATAACTGATTGCTCAACCAGGATTTCACTCTTCAAAGCCAAAGAGGCTACACTGCTCCTGGCTGTGTCGAACCTGTGCTTTGATCCTATCCTGTACTATCATCTCTCAAAAGCATTTCGCTCAAAGGTCACTGAGACTTTTGCCTCACCTAAAGAGACCAAGGCTCAGAAAGAAAACTTAAGATGTGAAAATAATGCATAA